The genomic stretch TGAATTGATTAATCACTTCCGCTAGGATCCGATGTGCTACTAAATGCCGTGTACAGCTGCGAGAGTTTCCAACTAATACCGTACATATCCCCTCTAACTAATTAAATCCAATCAGCTTTATAAAAAGTTTAAAATTCTAAGTCAAAGGATAAATCCATACTCCCGCAATACACATTTACATTTACATTTGCATGAAGGACTACCCAGTTTCGATGAGTAACCCTCATAACTACCTTTTCTCTTCCTTCGTAAGGTATTTCTTTACCTGTTTAAATAATTGAAAAGCGCATTGACGTTGTGTTGAAGAATGTATACGTCGTTTCACTAACTTTCTTACCAAAATCAGTAGCTTTTGTGGTTTGTTTTGCTGTGCTGAAAGGCGTGTTCGAAATGGCGAGGAATACTTTTCTATTCCGGATTAAATAAAACAATCTGTTACATGATCCCTCGCTGTATTCTCGTCATGGCAATTGCAAAGAGGCCTATCACAACAATCTACATTCACATGCCTTCCCACTATTTAATGCTCAAAACAAAAACGCCCTTCTTACCGGACTGACCCGATAAATAAGGACGCGCGTATATTTCTCATTAGTATTTTATAATTTCCGATAACCGTTTATCAGCTTATTTGCGCTAATGAATCTTAAGAATCATTTTATTCAGTATCAACTGGCGCGATGCTCAAGCCGCAGACGGTCTGCTACCATTGCGATAAACTCTGAATTTGTCGGTTTCGCTTTTGAAACGCTGACAGTATATCCGAAAAGGGAGGAGATGGAATCCATGTTACCGCGGTTCCAGGCTACTTCAATTGCATGGCGAATGGCCCTTTCCACACGGGAAGCAGTTGTGTTATATGTTTTGGCGATATCCGGATATAACACTTTTGTGATGGATCCAAGCAGGTCGATATCATTGTAGACCATTGTGATTGCTTCACGCAAATACATATAGCCTTTAATATGAGCAGGAACGCCAATTTCATGGATAATATTCGTAATGCTTGCTTCCAAATTCGGTTTTTTGTGTTTTTTCTCTCTTGTAACACGAATTGGATTAGACGATGATTCGTAACTGCTGCCATGTCCGCTGACTTGGCGAATTTGCGCTGCTAAGTTCTCCAAATCAAACGGTTTTAGTATGAAGTAAGCAGCACCAAGATCGACTGCTTTTTTCGTTACTTCTTCCTGTCCGAAAGCTGTCAGCATAATCACATGCGGCATTGGAGCTGACGTTCTTTCTCGTAATGTGCGAAGAACTGCCAAACCATCGACATGCGGCATGATGATATCAAGTACGACAACATCCGGCTGGAGATCTTCCAGCATATCTAAACAATCTTTTCCATTATAAGCTGTACCAATTACCTCTATATCGGATTGGTCTTCAAAGTATTCCTCCATAAGCTGCACAAGTTCTCGATTGTCATCGACCAAAACTGCTTTTATCTTTTCCATTACCTGCTTCCTCCCTTAATATCCCTTATGATTCCACGTTACAGTTTCGACATATCAAGGTCAATTCCTGCCAAATTGAAAAAAACCTCGCTTTTATTTCCATAGCATGAACTTTTGCCCACCATTCGACAGCATATGACGCGGAATCTTCCGAACAGATGTTTCTTGTCTTTTCATTATAACGTATGACTTGAAAAAGAAAAAGACACTCCCATTCGTTATCGAATAGGAAATGTCTTTTTTTAGCCAGCTTTTTTATCTGATTTGTAAATATCGATACCTGCTTCCTGCAGCATCCATTCGATGTGCACACCATAACCAGAGGTGGAGTCATTCACAAAAACATGTGTTACGGCACCAATTAACTTACCATCTTGAATAATCGGACTTCCGCTCATCCCCTGGACGATACCGCCTGTCTTAGCCAGCAGCCTTTTATCTGTCACTTTAATGATCATTCCTTTAGTTGCTGGATGATCTTGTGGAACACTGTTGACGATTTCTACATCAAATTCCTCAATCTTTTCTCCTTCTAACACTGTTCGGATAACTGCCGGTCCTTTTTTCACTTCATTGCTTAATGCAATTGGCAATGCTTTTGTTTCTTCCGTTTTACGCATATCACTTTCTAATTTGCCAAAAATACCAAAGGGACTATTTTTCGTGATGCTTCCAATATGATTGCGGTTCATGCTGAATTCGGCGAGCTTCTCACCTGGTTGACCGTTGTTTCCTTTTTGAATACTTGTCACATTCGAGCGAACGATAGTGCCATCATGAATCTCAATCGGCTTTTGTGTATCCATATCCGAAATGACATGCCCTAATGCCCCATAGTTTTTCGATACTGGATCATAAAACGTCATTGTACCGATTCCAGCTGCTGAATCTCGGATATAAAGACCCATTCGATACTGCTTGTCTTTTGCATCCAGTGCTGGACGCAACTTTGTTGTCATTGTTTCGTTGCCGCGTTTTACTTTGATACGAACATACTTCTTATCTTTTCCTGCTTGCTCAATCAGCGGTGCAACTTCTTCCATTTTGCGTATTTCTTGATTGTTAATCTCCAACAATACATCACCCGTGTAAATAGCTGCTTCTTCTCCTGGCGATACGGTCGCTTCCGTTGTACGGACCTGATGATGCCCGACAACAAGAACACCTAATGTATGAAGCTTTACGCCAACAGAATGGCCGCCCGGAACAATGCGAAGGTCGGGAAGTACATCAACGGAGACTTTTTTGACTGGTATGCTTCCTACCGTGTAAATAAGTTCTTGCTTATCAGCTGATTGCCCGCGAAAGGCTTCTTGATCGATTGCTTTTACAGCTTCGCCATCCCCAAATGCAGGAAGCGCATCGGCTGGATCGTTCGTTGAAAACAACGTCATTGTGTTTGGTATACTCAAAAATGACTGTACTGGTGCTGTCAATGGCGCTGCCACTAGTACTGCCAGCAGACAGAGACCAATGGCGATGCGTAAAGCTGCTATCCTTTTCTTCATTTTCTCATCTCCTAGAAGTCCAACCCCACAGCAGTTCATGCTTTATATGTACTTCTAGTTTGAGTTTCACAAGCGCTTTTTAAACCCAGAAAACATGAGAAATAGCGGCTATCTTTTCCTATATAAAAGCAAAATCCTGCCCTTTTTGGGCAGGATTAGGAATGTTTGAATTGACCGGCTAGCGTAATCAGTTCTTTCGCATGTTCTTTTGTTTTCTCTGTCAGTACCGTTCCTGTCATCATTCTGCTGATTTCCTCAACAGCCGCATCCTGTACGAGTTCTGTTACAGATGTATGCGTACTATTATTTTCTACATGCTTTTCAATTAGCAAATGAGAATCAGCCATAGAAGCCACTTGCGGCAAATGCGTAATACAAAGCACTTGAGAACCGACAGAAATGCCGTATATCTTCTCGCCAATTGCTTGTGCGACTCTTCCGCTTACACCAGTGTCAACTTCATCAAAAATGACACTTGTTACACCTTGATGGCGAGAGAAAATTCGCTTCAGCGCAAGCATGATTCGCGATAATTCTCCGCCCGAGGCGACTTTGTGCAGTTCTTTTAGAGGTTCTCCAGGGTTAGTGGATATGTGGAAGACAATTGAGTCAAAACCATCCGCCGTCAATTGAACAGGTTTGCCGTCCATTTCCGGATCACCGGCTGAGCCTGATTTCATCTTTACATGTACATGAAAGCGTGCTTTTTCAAGATACAAATCCTTTAGCTCTTCATGAATTGCCTCCGTTAATTGCGAAGCTGCTTGCACACGCAAGTCATGCAGCTGCTTTGCTTCAAGCAAGGCATCCTCACTCATCTCGGTAATCTGCTGCTCCAGCTGATGCACATGTGAATCACGATTTTGAATTTGATCAATTTCTTCTTCAA from Terribacillus sp. DMT04 encodes the following:
- the spoIVB gene encoding SpoIVB peptidase; translated protein: MKKRIAALRIAIGLCLLAVLVAAPLTAPVQSFLSIPNTMTLFSTNDPADALPAFGDGEAVKAIDQEAFRGQSADKQELIYTVGSIPVKKVSVDVLPDLRIVPGGHSVGVKLHTLGVLVVGHHQVRTTEATVSPGEEAAIYTGDVLLEINNQEIRKMEEVAPLIEQAGKDKKYVRIKVKRGNETMTTKLRPALDAKDKQYRMGLYIRDSAAGIGTMTFYDPVSKNYGALGHVISDMDTQKPIEIHDGTIVRSNVTSIQKGNNGQPGEKLAEFSMNRNHIGSITKNSPFGIFGKLESDMRKTEETKALPIALSNEVKKGPAVIRTVLEGEKIEEFDVEIVNSVPQDHPATKGMIIKVTDKRLLAKTGGIVQGMSGSPIIQDGKLIGAVTHVFVNDSTSGYGVHIEWMLQEAGIDIYKSDKKAG
- the spo0A gene encoding sporulation transcription factor Spo0A → MEKIKAVLVDDNRELVQLMEEYFEDQSDIEVIGTAYNGKDCLDMLEDLQPDVVVLDIIMPHVDGLAVLRTLRERTSAPMPHVIMLTAFGQEEVTKKAVDLGAAYFILKPFDLENLAAQIRQVSGHGSSYESSSNPIRVTREKKHKKPNLEASITNIIHEIGVPAHIKGYMYLREAITMVYNDIDLLGSITKVLYPDIAKTYNTTASRVERAIRHAIEVAWNRGNMDSISSLFGYTVSVSKAKPTNSEFIAMVADRLRLEHRAS